From Drosophila virilis strain 15010-1051.87 chromosome X, Dvir_AGI_RSII-ME, whole genome shotgun sequence, the proteins below share one genomic window:
- the Met gene encoding aryl hydrocarbon receptor nuclear translocator homolog isoform X1 produces MAAVVAATANGSGGGSGSGCVAVMTVSVADSETSDASGASNGREARNLAEKQRRDKLNASIQELATMVPHAAESTRRLDKTAVLRFATHGLRLQYVFGKSATRRRRRLNVKGAGRGGDSSGSGGNGNGVIAGDTPLLTDTLMQLLDSFFLTLTCNGQIVLVSGSVEQLLGHCQSDLYGQNLLQITHPDDQALLRQQLIPRDIETLFYQQRRKQHSQSHSQSQSTSASDDDDNDDGDDELEQDLERTRTPSPQTIAHMAAIDERLRADRRCFTVRLARASTRAEATRHYEVVKIDGCFRRSDSSVTGGAAANYPIVSQLIRRSRNNNMLAAAAAAAAAGTVPASTTSAATLTPPCLPQHDAIAQAALHGISGNDIVLVAMARVMREESNCLSLLCRQPEPYQLEYRTRHLIDGSIIDCDQRIGIVAGYMKDEVRNLSPFSFMHLDDVRWVIVALRQMYDCNSDYGESCYRLLSRNGHFIYLQSKGFLEVDKSSNKVHSFLCVNTLLDEQAGKRKVQEMKNKFSTIIKADIPTHTSPDLPASRAPQQLERIVLYLIENLQKSANSAGVNGSADSSNGDVNMDTMEDICCSSPASSNTTLTLDEQAPSPAQLALVPPAPGHVKNSISKSVNVVNVTSARNLQYQQQQQQQKLQQEQRERGEANGGVIRQLSYSLSESSTLSPASASSLELPDDANSNASPPPAATPRVSVLQRLMTTTPSPTSTPKVPEAAAAEATSPSPLPSPTTQLQAALSNSLRSLDTKLSKMGEEAQTLYKQQQEQHSAFLPEFERQMDAIMLEHQMQKQLLVNIKSEYKAAAATNEVPAAHQPVSVITKQTTTSSESSGDK; encoded by the exons atggCAGCAGTAGTTGCAGCCACGGCaaacggcagcggcggcggcagcggcagcggctgcgtcGCAGTTATGACAGTATCCGTCGCCGATAGTGAGACAAGCGACGCCAGCGGCGCTTCAAATGGACGGGAGGCGCGCAACCTAGCCGAGAAGCAGCGGCGGGACAAGCTCAATGCCAGCATACAGGAGCTGGCCACAATGGTGCCGCATGCGGCCGAATCAACGCGGCGACTGGATAAGACCGCGGTGCTGCGCTTTGCCACACACGGCCTCAGGCTACAGTACGTATTTGGCAAGTCGGCGACACGACGTCGACGCAGGCTGAATGTGAAGGGCGCCGGCAGAGGTGGAGATTCTAGCGGAAGTGGAGGCAATGGTAACGGTGTCATCGCCGGCGATACGCCGCTATTAACGGATACGTTGATGCAGTTGCTCGACAGCTTTTTTCTCACCCTCACTTGCAATGGGCAGATAGTGCTTGTGTCTGGGAGCGTGGAACAGCTGCTGGGCCATTGCCAGTCGGATTTATATGGACAGAATCTGCTGCAGATAACGCATCCCGATGATCAGGCGTTGTTGCGTCAACAGCTAATACCACGTGACATCGAGACGCTCTTTTAtcagcaacgacgtaaacagCACTCGCAGTCGCACTCACAGTCGCAGTCAACGTCGGCCAGCGATGATGATGAcaatgatgatggtgatgatgaaCTGGAGCAGGATCTGGAGCGTACACGCACGCCCAGCCCCCAAACTATCGCCCATATGGCCGCCATCGATGAGCGTCTGCGTGCCGATCGACGTTGCTTCACGGTGCGGCTGGCCCGTGCTTCGACCCGGGCCGAGGCGACGCGTCACTATGAGGTGGTCAAAATTGACGGTTGTTTTCGGCGCAGCGACTCATCGGTTACGGGTGGGGCGGCCGCCAATTATCCAATCGTATCGCAGCTGATAAGGCGCTCGCGTAATAACAATATGctagccgccgccgcagcagcagcggcagcaggcaCGGTGCCAGCATCGACGACATCAGCAGCGACATTGACGCCGCCCTGCCTGCCGCAACACGATGCGATCGCCCAGGCGGCGCTGCACGGCATCAGCGGCAACGACATCGTCCTGGTGGCCATGGCACGCGTAATGCGTGAGGAGTCCAACTGCCTGAGCCTCCTGTGCCGCCAGCCGGAGCCGTATCAGCTGGAGTACCGCACGCGACATCTCATCGACGGCAGCATCATTGACTGTGATCAGCGCATTGGCATCGTGGCGGGCTACATGAAGGATGAG GTTCGCAACTTGAGCCCGTTCAGCTTTATGCATTTGGATGATGTGCGCTGGGTAATTGTCGCGCTTAGACAAATGTATGACTGCAATAGCGATTATGGTGAGAGCTGCTATCGCCTGTTGTCCCGGAATGGTCACTTCATATACCTGCAATCGAAGGGTTTCCTTGAGGTTgacaagagcagcaacaaggTGCACTCGTTTCTGTGTGTCAATACGCTGCTGGACGAGCAGGCCGGCAAGCGGAAGGTGCAGGAGATGAAGAACAAATTCTCGACCATTATCAAGGCCGATATACCTACGCATACCAGTCCCGATCTGCCTGCATCGAGGGCGCCACAACAGCTGGAGCGCATTGTGCTGTATCTAATTGAGAATCTGCAAAAGAGCGCGAATAGTGCCGGTGTTAATGGCAGTGCGGATTCGTCGAATGGTGATGTCAACATGGATACCATGGAAGATATCTGCTGCAGTTCGCCCGCCTCGAGCAACACGACACTGACATTGGACGAACAGGCGCCATCGCCGGCCCAGTTGGCTTTAGTACCGCCGGCCCCAGGTCACGTCAAGAACTCAATATCCAAATCAGTCAATGTCGTTAACGTGACATCGGCGCGCAATCTTCagtaccagcagcagcagcagcagcaaaagctgcagcaggagcaacGGGAGCGAGGCGAAGCCAATGGCGGCGTCATACGCCAGTTGAGCTATAGCTTAAGTGAAAGCTCCACATTGTCGCCGGCGAGTGCGAGCAGCCTGGAGCTACCGGACGACGCAAATAGTAATGCATCCccgccaccagcagcaacgCCGCGCGTCAGTGTGCTGCAGAGGCTAATGACGACGACACCGTCGCCGACATCAACACCAAAGGTgccagaagcagcagcagcagaagcgacgtcgccgtcgccttTGCCGTCGCCGACAACCCAGCTGCAAGCAGCTTTGTCCAATTCGCTGCGTAGCCTGGACACCAAGCTGTCAAAGATGGGCGAGGAAGCTCAAACGCTCtacaagcaacagcaagagcagcacAGCGCCTTCCTGCCCGAGTTTGAGCGGCAAATGGATGCCATTATGCTGGAGCATCAGATGCAGAAACAGTTGCTGGTCAACATCAAGAGCGAGTAcaaggcggcagcagcaaccaaCGAAGTGCCAGCGGCGCATCAGCCGGTTTCAGTGATAACCAAACAGACGACAACGTCCAGTGAGAGCAGCGGCGATAAATAG
- the ewg gene encoding DNA-binding protein Ewg — translation MSISIRSNGSRPRKLWRLEPSPRSSCQRGATEAAASAPPPRAATKLATTSYRLVVAPAGSQRSAGNVVVSTGGTVNTTVSTGGGSNSSNSGGLNVTTITTTSSGSQAQSSSGGHSNGTTYKIEMLDDDMQSLATDDEDDDLISSEGSLYDGDLNTLANDDVAHQLAAAGPVGVAAAAAIASSKKRKRPHCFETNPSVRKRQQNRLLRKLRGIIYEFTGRVGKQAVVLVATPGKPNTSYKVFGAKPLEDVLRNLKNIVMDELENALAQQAPPPPQEDPSLFELPGLVIDGIPTPVEKMTQAQLRAFIPLMLKYSTGRGKPGWGRESTRPPWWPKELPWANVRMDARSEDDKQKISWTHALRKIVINCYKYHGREDLLPTFADDEDKVNQLISQSGDEDEDMEQLSNTPTIQTVQTVTPATNTNTSQPQQVNVVKINSAGTVITTHTAQTNTPAPTIIQSTNNQHVTTTATLPASTKIEICQAPAPQQQQQQQQQQQQHHQQQHHQQQQHHQQQQQQHHQQHQTTSGNTVHIQAVSHSSAQPQTIQLTTASGTATATAVPTTAAAVSASAAAAAAAAQAAQQQQSNAAQTVTAQQIANAQVCIEPITLSDVDYTTQTVLSQNADGTVSLIQVDPNNPIITLPDGTTAQVQGVATLHQGEGGATIQTVQSLADVNGHENMTVDLTEAQDGQIFITTEDGQGYPVSVSNVISVPVSMYQSVMANMQQLQTNSDGTVCLAPMQVENGDQLETITVSPGMHQMMIQGGPGQEPQLVQVVSLKDATLLSKAMEAINSGNVKAEDTIIMEQ, via the exons ATGTCGATAAGCATCCGATCCAATGGAAGCCGGCCAAGGAAGCTGTGGCGTCTG GAGCCGAGTCCACGTTCGAGTTGCCAAAGAGGagcaacagaagcagcagcatcagcaccaCCACCTCGAGCAGCCACCAAGCTGGCCACCACAAGCTATCGGCTGGTTGTGGCGCCGGCTGGCAGCCAAAGGAGCGCTGGGAATGTTGTCGTTAGCACCGGCGGCACGGTTAATACGACCGTCAGCactggcggcggcagcaataGCTCCAACAGCGGTGGCCTTAATGTgaccacaataacaacaaccagCAGTGGGTCGCAGGCGCAATCGTCGTCCGGTGGCCATAGCAATGGCACCACCTACAAAATCGAGATGCTCGACGACGATATGCAGAGTTTGGCGACGGATGATGAAGACGATGATTTGATAAGCAGTGAGGGCAGTTTATATGATGGTGATCTTAATACATTAGCCAACGATGACGTTGCCCATCAGCTGGCGGCTGCTGGgccagtgggcgtggcagcggcCGCTGCCATTGCCAGCTCAAAGAAACGCAAACGACCGCACTGCTTCGAAACGAATCCATCGGTCCGTAAGCGGCAACAGAATCGTCTGCTGCGCAAATTGCGCGGCATCATCTACGAGTTTACCGGTCGTGTGGGCAAGCAGGCGGTGGTGCTGGTGGCTACGCCGGGGAAACCAAATACCAGCTATAAGGTATTTGGAGCCAAGCCGCTGGAGGATGTGCTGCGCAATCTGAAGAACATTGTGATGGATGAGCTGGAAAATGCGCTGGCGCAACAggcgccaccgccgccgcaaGAGGATCCGTCACTGTTCGAACTGCCTGGCCTTGTTATCGATGGCATACCGACGCCTGTGGAGAAGATGACGCAGGCACAGTTGCGCGCCTTTATACCGCTCATGCTGAAGTATTCAACGGGACGTGGCAAGCCCGGCTGGGGCAGGGAATCAACACGACCGCCATGGTGGCCCAAGGAGCTGCCATGGGCGAATGTGCGCATGGATGCCCGCTCTGAGGATGACAAGCAGAAG ATTAGCTGGACACATGCGCTGCGCAAGATTGTGATCAATTGCTACAAATATCACGGACGCGAGGATCTGTTGCCGACATTTGCGGACGACGAAGACAAAGTCAACCAGCTTATCTCACAGTCTGGCGACGAGGATGAGGACATGGAGCAGCTATCCAACACGCCCACCATACAAACGGTGCAAACGGTGACACCGGCAACCAATACAAACACCAGCCAA CCTCAACAGGTGAACGTGGTGAAGATCAACAGCGCTGGCACCGTGATCACAACGCACACGGCGCAAACGAATACGCCGGCGCCAACGATCATCCAGAGCACAAACAATCAGCATGTAACCACAACAGCCACGTTGCCGGCATCCACAAAGATTGAAATCTGCCAGGCACCAgcgccacagcagcagcagcagcaacaacaacaacaacagcagcaccatcagcagcaacaccatcagcagcaacagcaccatcagcagcaacagcagcagcatcatcagcagcatcagACAACCAGCGGCAATACGGTGCACATACAGGCAGTTAGCCACAGCTCAGCACAGCCGCAGACCATACAGCTGACAACGGCAAGCGGCACGGCAACGGCCACAGCTgtgccaacaacagcagccgctgtAAGTGcatcagcagcggcggcggctgccgCAGCGCAAgctgcacagcaacaacaatcgaaTGCAGCGCAAACCGTCACCGCCCAACAGATAGCCAATGCCCAAGTTTGCATCGAGCCCATAACGCTGAGCGACGTTGAT TACACCACACAGACTGTGTTGTCGCAAAACGCCGATGGTACTGTATCGCTCATTCAGGTGGATCCTAACAATCCGATCATAACGTTACCGGATGGCACAACGGCACAGGTACAGGGCGTGGCAACG CTGCATCAGGGCGAAGGTGGTGCCACAATACAAACGGTGCAAAGCCTTGCCGATGTGAATGGCCATGAGAATATGACCGTGGATCTAACCGAGGCGCAGGATGGTCAAATCTTTATCACCACCGAGGATGGGCAAG GATATCCGGTCTCAGTGAGCAATGTCATATCGGTGCCCGTCTCCATGTACCAGTCAGTGATGGCCAACATGCAGCAGTTACAGACGAATAGTGATGGCACCGTGTGCTTGGCTCCCATGCAG GTGGAAAATGGGGATCAGCTGGAAACCATTACCGTTTCGCCAGGCATGCACCAAATGATGATCCAGGGCGGACCTGGCCAGGAGCCGCAGCTAGTGCAGGTGGTCAGCCTGAAGGATGCCACGCTGCTTAGCAAGGCCATGGAGGCCATCAATTCGGGCAATGTCAAGGCCGAGGACACAATCATAATGGAGCAATAg
- the LOC138911768 gene encoding nuclear transcription factor Y subunit beta-like, with protein sequence MDERHKLAPIGSERAERLAAMNSLNINLSSTKEHKNGSTLWQCEAQFRRRQEDPPNAELEAWLRWQRERQFERERRQQFEPWRFTEDEQKPQAEQKKSPGQKALIVEKKSPLENDKVPMGQKQHLTAQLMQAQQQTRRLVQSIDQMLPALPNRQLFQQTLLQLRQLHLLLKRQLQWQLQQDLSRAQQTEREMEQSLENGAVPAAASAPGPGPAPPPPPPPPPPGPAPAATHFIYAPQRWQHPGQQSWPQQQQQQQQQQHQHQHQLSHQQQQLQQQLQQQINQQQQAQSQQLPPPPPQQIAKMQQMQHMQHLQQLQPCVGLNFKAPVFLNNGHVPPGAAQAGKFRIWYMTHNALPHELAANHWNLQQPENNSYFSANNNNIINHNSNNSGHNSNNEASNNHNSHHNSNHSNNHNNNHSNNHSNNHNNNHNNNHNNNHNNIICNIQASNNNNHNNNHNSNNINSNSSNISNSNNNNNNNSSGSSSRHIPVWPINTN encoded by the exons ATGGATGAACGGCACAAGCTGGCACCAATTGGCTCCGAGCGGGCCGAGCGCCTGGCGGCGATGAACAGCCTAAATATCAATCTCAGTTCAACCAAGGAGCACAAGAATGGCTCGACGTTGTGGCAGTGCGAAGCGCAATTT CGTCGGCGACAGGAGGATCCACCAAATGCCGAACTCGAAGCCTGGCTACGTTGGCAGCGCGAACGCCAGTTTGAGCGCGAGCGTCGTCAGCAGTTCGAGCCCTGGCGTTTCACCGAAGACGAACAGAAGCCGCAGGCTGAGCAGAAGAAGTCGCCGGGACAGAAAGCGTTGATCGTGGAGAAGAAATCGCCGCTGGAAAATGACAAGGTGCCTATGGGCCAGAAGCAGCATCTGACCGCACAGCTGATGCAGGCGCAGCAACAGACGCGTCGCCTGGTGCAGAGCATCGATCAGATGTTGCCGGCGCTGCCCAATCGTCAGCTGTTCCAGCAGACGCTGCTCCAGCTGCGACAGCTGCATTTACTATTGAAACGCCAACTGCAATGGCAGCTCCAACAGGATCTAAGCCGAGCTCAgcagacagaaagagagatgGAACAGTCGTTGGAAAATGGAGCTGTGCCAGCCGCAGCATCGGCACCTGGTCCAGGACCAgcaccgccgccaccgccaccgccgccaccaccgggaccagcaccagcagccaCGCACTTCATATATGCGCCGCAGCGATGGCAACATCCTGGCCAGCAGTCatggccgcagcagcaacagcagcagcagcagcagcagcatcagcatcagcatcaactatcacatcagcagcagcagctacagcagcagctgcaacagcagataaatcagcaacaacaggcacagtcacagcagctgccgccgccgccgccgcagcagatCGCTAAAATGCAGCAGATGCAGCACATGCAACAtctgcaacagttgcagccgTGCGTTGGACTCAATTTCAAGGCGCCCGTCTTTCTCAATAATGGACATGTGCCACCGGGCGCGGCCCAGGCTGGCAAATTTCGCATTTGGTATATGACACACAATGCATTGCCCCATGAGCTGGCGGCCAATCATTGGAATTTACAGCAACCAGAAAATAATAGTTATTTTAGcgccaataataataatatcataaaccacaatagcaacaacagcggccacaacagcaacaatgagGCCAGCAATAACCACAACAGCCATCACAATagcaaccacagcaacaaccacaacaacaaccacagcaacaaccacagcaacaaccacaacaacaaccacaacaacaaccacaacaacaaccacaacaatatCATCTGCAACATTCAAGCCAGTAATAACAATAACCACaataacaaccacaacagcaacaatatcaacagcaacagcagcaacatcagcaacagtaacaacaacaacaacaacaacagtagcggcagcagcagcagacacaTACCCGTCTGGCCAATAAAcacaaactaa
- the Met gene encoding uncharacterized protein Met isoform X2, which yields MAAVVAATANGSGGGSGSGCVAVMTVSVADSETSDASGASNGREARNLAEKQRRDKLNASIQELATMVPHAAESTRRLDKTAVLRFATHGLRLQYVFGKSATRRRRRLNVKGAGRGGDSSGSGGNGNGVIAGDTPLLTDTLMQLLDSFFLTLTCNGQIVLVSGSVEQLLGHCQSDLYGQNLLQITHPDDQALLRQQLIPRDIETLFYQQRRKQHSQSHSQSQSTSASDDDDNDDGDDELEQDLERTRTPSPQTIAHMAAIDERLRADRRCFTVRLARASTRAEATRHYEVVKIDGCFRRSDSSVTGGAAANYPIVSQLIRRSRNNNMLAAAAAAAAAGTVPASTTSAATLTPPCLPQHDAIAQAALHGISGNDIVLVAMARVMREESNCLSLLCRQPEPYQLEYRTRHLIDGSIIDCDQRIGIVAGYMKDEYICIRWQTRTLEKNFLVLTL from the exons atggCAGCAGTAGTTGCAGCCACGGCaaacggcagcggcggcggcagcggcagcggctgcgtcGCAGTTATGACAGTATCCGTCGCCGATAGTGAGACAAGCGACGCCAGCGGCGCTTCAAATGGACGGGAGGCGCGCAACCTAGCCGAGAAGCAGCGGCGGGACAAGCTCAATGCCAGCATACAGGAGCTGGCCACAATGGTGCCGCATGCGGCCGAATCAACGCGGCGACTGGATAAGACCGCGGTGCTGCGCTTTGCCACACACGGCCTCAGGCTACAGTACGTATTTGGCAAGTCGGCGACACGACGTCGACGCAGGCTGAATGTGAAGGGCGCCGGCAGAGGTGGAGATTCTAGCGGAAGTGGAGGCAATGGTAACGGTGTCATCGCCGGCGATACGCCGCTATTAACGGATACGTTGATGCAGTTGCTCGACAGCTTTTTTCTCACCCTCACTTGCAATGGGCAGATAGTGCTTGTGTCTGGGAGCGTGGAACAGCTGCTGGGCCATTGCCAGTCGGATTTATATGGACAGAATCTGCTGCAGATAACGCATCCCGATGATCAGGCGTTGTTGCGTCAACAGCTAATACCACGTGACATCGAGACGCTCTTTTAtcagcaacgacgtaaacagCACTCGCAGTCGCACTCACAGTCGCAGTCAACGTCGGCCAGCGATGATGATGAcaatgatgatggtgatgatgaaCTGGAGCAGGATCTGGAGCGTACACGCACGCCCAGCCCCCAAACTATCGCCCATATGGCCGCCATCGATGAGCGTCTGCGTGCCGATCGACGTTGCTTCACGGTGCGGCTGGCCCGTGCTTCGACCCGGGCCGAGGCGACGCGTCACTATGAGGTGGTCAAAATTGACGGTTGTTTTCGGCGCAGCGACTCATCGGTTACGGGTGGGGCGGCCGCCAATTATCCAATCGTATCGCAGCTGATAAGGCGCTCGCGTAATAACAATATGctagccgccgccgcagcagcagcggcagcaggcaCGGTGCCAGCATCGACGACATCAGCAGCGACATTGACGCCGCCCTGCCTGCCGCAACACGATGCGATCGCCCAGGCGGCGCTGCACGGCATCAGCGGCAACGACATCGTCCTGGTGGCCATGGCACGCGTAATGCGTGAGGAGTCCAACTGCCTGAGCCTCCTGTGCCGCCAGCCGGAGCCGTATCAGCTGGAGTACCGCACGCGACATCTCATCGACGGCAGCATCATTGACTGTGATCAGCGCATTGGCATCGTGGCGGGCTACATGAAGGATGAG TATATTTGCATCCGCTGGCAAACAAGAACTTTGGAAAAGAACTTTCTAGTTTTGACATTATAA